In Centroberyx gerrardi isolate f3 chromosome 20, fCenGer3.hap1.cur.20231027, whole genome shotgun sequence, a genomic segment contains:
- the LOC139919877 gene encoding GTPase IMAP family member 4-like, whose translation MECNCKPERDCGASMDDAVTDLWLNSSSVQMGAFTVAGYLLYRFSQTLPALIRWPIRLFCSLTGLSALWSWVSRLVGTLRGIQSLFKWLSRVWRFIVALFSKFSWLLVVIKNIVGFPSRAKRRLESVFTHGRRPSGDRQLETETDRTSSSTLTLTPDLSGLSGLREPDLRLILLGPAGGGRTSLADTLTGAPTGPLMERSRRRTAAVDGREVTVVDTPDLLGSSLGDSQRAREALRSLQLASPGPHAFLLVLRAPGSSTGMDQDVAQAMRTAMELFGGEVTGHVIPVLTHADRLGPRRTLEQLLDADAGGLKAALSLCGQRAELVDTGPRCPPEARRATRRRLVGRVAELRALRGQFVHELQRREEELLDDMASALARKLGHM comes from the exons ATGGAGTGTAACTGCAAACCGGAGAGAGACTGTGGAGCCTCGATGGACGATGCTGTTACAG ACTTGtggctgaacagcagcagcGTCCAGATGGGAGCTTTCACTGTGGCGGGGTATCTTCTCTACAGATTCTCacaga CGCTCCCCGCTCTGATCCGATGGCCGATTCGGCTCTTCTGCTCTCTAACTG GTCTGTCGGCTCTGTGGAGCTGGGTGAGCCGCCTGGTGGGAACTCTGCGCG GAATACAGAGCTTGTTTAAATGGCTGTCTCGAGTTTGGCGGTTTATCGTCG CATTATTCTCCAAGTTCAGCTGGCTGCTTGTTGTCATCAAAAACATCGTAG GATTCCCCAGTCGAGCCAAACGACGCCTGGAGTCCGTCTTCACACACGGCAGAA GACCGTCCGGAGACAGACAACTGGAGACGGAGACGGATcggaccagcagcagcaccctgaccctgacccccGACCTCTCCGGCCTCAGCGGTCTCAGGGAACCAGACCTGAGGTTGATCCTCCTGGGACCTGCTGGAGGGGGACGGACCTCCCTGGCGGATACTTTGACCGGGGCACCCACAGGTCCCCTGATGGAGCGCAGCAGGCGGCGGACGGCGGCGGTGGACGGTCGAGAGGTGACGGTGGTCGACACCCCGGACCTGCTGGGCTCGTCGCTCGGAGACAGTCAGAGAGCCCGGGAGGCGCTGAGGAGCCTCCAGCTCGCCAGCCCCGGACCCCACGCCTTCCTGCTGGTGCTCCGGGCGCCGGGCTCCAGCACGGGTATGGACCAGGATGTCGCTCAGGCGATGCGAACCGCCATGGAGCTGTTTGGGGGCGAAGTCACGGGGCACGTCATCCCGGTGCTCACCCACGCAGACCGCCTGGGTCCGAGGCGAACTCTGGAGCAGCTGCTGGACGCGGACGCCGGCGGTCTCAAAGCGGCTCTGTCTCTGTGCGGCCAGAGGGCGGAGCTGGTGGACACCGGCCCGCGCTGCCCCCCGGAGGCGCGGAGGGCGACGCGCAGGCGGCTGGTGGGGCGGGTGGCGGAGCTGAGGGCGCTGAGGGGGCAGTTCGTCCACGAgctgcagaggagggaggaggagctgctggatgACATGGCCTCTGCTCTGGCTAGAAAACTGGGACACATGTAA
- the cbx7b gene encoding chromobox protein homolog 7, whose translation MELSAIGEQVFAVESIVKKRVRKGNVEYLLKWKGWPPKYSTWEPEEHILDQRLVQAYEEKEQRERVVGHRKRGPKAKRLLLQDTIYTMDLRSAHKAPEKPRLRLSLSRSLDPEADDRMYDACRRTAPPRLAHHKNKPSGPQFRCLNSNSPTPTEEDWEGREEEEEEEDDEEDEEDEEDEDREEEEEEEDEEDREEEEEKEEAQRETRTEMSGGILNGQKRADDWSSAVGPDEVAASERPDAWRPVIAPGEVTVTDVTINSLTVTFREALVAKGFFRDWGLEV comes from the exons ATGGAGCTGTCAGCGATTGGAGAGCAAGTGTTCGCGGTGGAATCAATCGTGAAGAAAAGAGTTAGAAAG GGGAATGTGGAGTATCTACTGAAGTGGAAAGGATGGCCTCCAAA ATACAGCACATGGGAACCTGAGGAACACATTCTGGACCAGCGCTTGGTGCAGGCCTATGAAGAGAA agagcagagagagagagttgtgggACACAGGAAGAGAGGACCCAAAGCCAAAAGACTCCTGCTGCAG GATACCATCTACACCATGGACCTGCGCAGCGCCCACAAGGCTCCAGAGAAGCCCCGCCTGCGTCTCTCCCTGTCCCGCTCGCTGGACCCCGAGGCCGACGATCGCATGTACGACGCCTGCAGACGCACCGCCCCTCCCCGACTGGCACaccacaaaaacaaacccagcGGGCCGCAGTTCAGGTGCCTCAACTCCAACTCTCCTACTCCTACAGAAGAGGACTGGGAAGGccgggaagaggaggaggaggaggaggatgatgaggaggatgaggaggacgaggaggacgaggacagggaagaagaagaagaagaagaagatgaagaagatagggaggaggaggaggagaaagaggaggccCAGAGGGAGACGAGGACAGAGATGAGCGGAGGCATTCTGAATG GACAGAAGAGGGCAGACGACTGGAGCTCCGCCGTCGGACCGGACGAGGTCGCTGCGTCGGAGCGGCCGGACGCCTGGAGGCCCGTCATCGCTCCGGGCGAGGTGACGGTCACTGACGTCACCATCAACTCCCTCACAGTGACTTTCCGGGAGGCGCTGGTGGCCAAAGGCTTCTTCAGAGACTGGGGCCTGGAGGTCTGA
- the josd1 gene encoding josephin-1, which produces MGSAPYSAGEWKGKGRGGLQELGCMPWKVSKQKGGGGEVVVVGTEERRCREPRDSQQQQQQDLSSSSSSLTPPAPPQPSPTPPAIYHEKQRRELCALHALNNVFQDGTAFSRDTLQEIYQRLSPSTLVTPHKKSMLGNGNYDVNVIMAALQTRGFEAVWWDKRRDVGSIQLSNVTGFILNVPSNLRWGPLRLPLKRQHWIGVREVGGVYYNLDSKLRNPHPIGDPDELRKFLRHQLRGKNCELLLVVSEEVEAHQTWRSDGC; this is translated from the exons ATGGGAAGCGCTCCGTATTCAGCCGGCGAGTGGAAGGGGAAGGGGCGAGGCGGCCTGCAGGAGCTGGGCTGCATGCCATGGAAGGTCAGCAagcagaaaggaggaggaggagaggtggtggtggtgggaacGGAAGAGAGGAGGTGCAGGGAACCCAGGgactctcagcagcagcagcagcaggatctctcgtcctcctcctcctccctcacccccccgGCGCCCCCCCAGCCCAGTCCGACTCCTCCGGCCATCTATCACGAGAAGCAGCGGAGGGAGCTGTGCGCCCTGCACGCGCTCAATAACGTCTTCCAGGACGGGACGGCCTTCAGCAGGGACACGCTGCAGGAGATCTACCAGAG gcTTTCTCCCAGCACTCTGGTGACACCTCACAAGaagagcatgctgggaaatggGAACTACGATGTGAACGTCATCATGGCGGCTCTGCAGACCCGGGGGTTTGAGGCCGTTTGGTGGGATAAAAGAAG GGATGTGGGCAGCATCCAGCTGTCCAACGTGACAGGCTTCATCCTGAACGTGCCGTCCAACCTGCGCTGGGGGCCTCTGCGGCTGCCGCTCAAACGCCAGCACTGGATCGGCGTCAGAGAGGTGGGAGGAGTCTACTACAACCTGGACTCCAAACTGCGCAACCCGCACCCCATCGGCGACCCGGACGAGCTCAG GAAGTTCCTGCGTCACCAGCTGCGAGGGAAGAACTGTGAACTCCTATTGGTCGTCTCCGAGGAAGTGGAGGCGCACCAAACGTGGCGGTCTGACGGTTGCTAG
- the xrcc6 gene encoding X-ray repair cross-complementing protein 6 — MAEWRAFYKNEDEDEEHEEGEESGGEYKVTGRDSLVFLVDASKEMFIKGEDGEPSNFDMTMQCVRSVYTSKIISSHRDLVALVFYGTEQSKNPRNSFKHVYVYHDLDEPGAKRVQDVEALRGTKGAQLAAETMGSGETSLGDALWCCSNLYSDIKLRLSHKRLMIFTCRDQPHEGDSAKDRQARTKAGDLKETGVVIDLMHMMKPGGFDVSLFFCDAVSPPEDETELGLQLEPCGKLEDLQKRVRAKEQKKRAMSRVSLCLGEGMKVAVGIYGNAVTARKPSAVRLYRETNEPVRSKTRTFHTQTGSLLLPSEIKKAQVYGKRQIVMERDEVDAIKKFEDPGIFLIGFKPMEKLKLHHHIRPSVFVYPEEDQVTGSACVFTALLRKCSEKNVFAVCRYVPRRNYPPRFVALVPQREEADQGQNQVTPPGFNVIFLPFADDIRRLDVPQCPTASDMQVDKMKEIVSKLRFKYRSDAFENPVIQQHYRNLEALALDMMAPESIEDLIMPKVHQMDQRLGPLVQEFKDLVYPAGYNPEAKPAAKRKTADAGGGAEKKPKVELQEDELRAHVQNGTLGKLTVPVLKEACKQFGVRTTGTKKQELIDALIAQLAK, encoded by the exons ATGGCAGAGTGGAGGGCCTTCTACAagaatgaggatgaggatgaagagcatgaggaaggagaggaatcAGGAG GAGAATACAAGGTGACGGGGAGAGATAGTTTGGTCTTCTTGGTTGACGCTTCCAAGGAAATGTTCATcaaaggagaagatggagagccTTCAAACTTTGACATGACCATGCAG TGCGTACGCAGTGTTTACACCAGCAAGATCATCAGCAGCCACAGGGATCTGGTGGCTCTGGTTTTCTACGGCACAGAGCAGAGCAAGAACCCCAGGAACTCCTTCAAACACGTCTACGTCTACCACGACCTCGATGAGCCTG GTGCAAAGCGGGTGCAGGACGTGGAGGCCCTGCGGGGGACGAAGGGCGCCCAGCTGGCAGCAGAGACCATGGGCAGCGGGGAGACGTCGCTGGGCGATGCGCTGTGGTGCTGCTCCAACCTCTACAGCGACATCAAGCTACGCCTGTCACACAAGCGCCTCATGATCTTCACCTGCAGGGACCAGCCACACGAGGGCGACAGCGCAAAGGACCGGCAGGCGCGCACCAAGGCCGGAGACCTCAAAGAGACGG GCGTGGTCATCGATTTGATGCACATGATGAAACCAGGCGGCTTCGACGTCTCGCTCTTCTTCTGCGACGCCGTCAGTCCACCGGAGGACGAGACGGAGctggggctgcagctggagcctTGTGGGAAACTGGAGGACCTCCAGAAGAGGGTCAGGGCcaaggagcagaagaagagagccaTGTCTAG gGTGTCTCTGTGTCTGGGCGAGGGGATGAAAGTGGCGGTGGGAATTTATGGGAACGCGGTGACGGCCCGGAAACCATCTGCCGTCCGGCTGTACAGGGAAACCAACGAGCCGGTCCGCAGCAAGACTCGCACCTTCCACACTCAGACCGGCAGCCTGCTGCTGCCCAGCGAGATCAAGAAAGCCCAG GTTTATGGTAAGAGACAGATAGTGATGGAGAGGGACGAGGTGGATGCCATCAAGAAGTTTGAGGATCCTGGAATCTTTCTGATTGGATTCAAACCGAtggagaaactcaaactgcatcatcacATCCGTCCCTCCGTCTTCGTCTATCCTGAGGAAGACCAGGTGACAG gcagtgcgtgtgtgttcaccGCCCTGTTGAGGAAGTGCAGTGAGAAGAACGTTTTCGCCGTGTGTCGCTACGTCCCTCGCCGAAACTACCCGCCTCGATTCGTAGCCCTGGTGCcccagagggaggaggcggaCCAGGGGCAAAACCAGGTCACACCACCAG GTTTCAATGTGATCTTCCTGCCGTTCGCCGACGACATCCGGAGGCTGGACGTCCCCCAGTGTCCCACAGCCTCCGACATGCAGGtggacaagatgaaggagatcGTCTCCAAGCTGCGCTTCAAATACAg gAGTGATGCTTTCGAGAACCCAGTCATCCAGCAGCACTACAGGAACCTGGAGGCCTTGGCTCTGGACATGATGGCTCCAGAGTCCATCGAGGACTTAATTA tGCCGAAGGTTCATCAGATGGACCAGCGTCTGGGTCCGCTGGTCCAGGAGTTTAAAGACCTGGTCTACCCCGCCGGCTACAACCCAGAGGCCAAACCAGCCGCCAAACGCAAAACAG CCGATGCCGGAGGCGGAGCCGAGAAGAAACCCAAAGTGGAGCTGCAAGAAGACGAGCTGAGGGCCCACGTGCAGAACGGCACCCTGGGAAAGCTGACGGTGCCGGTGCTGAAGGAGGCCTGTAAGCAGTTTGGGGTTCGGACCACCGGGACCAAGAAACAGGAACTGATAGACGCTCTGATCGCCCAGCTGGccaagtga